One window of Methanothermobacter tenebrarum genomic DNA carries:
- a CDS encoding pyridoxamine 5'-phosphate oxidase family protein, which produces MVKLPEEAREMLNNEFCNKEKPLIWIATVDDGNPHLAPVCFTKVIDSDKLLIALNFATKTMKNIQRGSKVAIGSAIYYDGYMIKGTGKIIKEGNHFQEVKKMVKERFGEKIKPQAALLVEIEEIYSLKPKPGSKRL; this is translated from the coding sequence TTGGTTAAATTGCCAGAAGAAGCCCGGGAAATGTTAAATAACGAATTCTGCAATAAAGAAAAGCCATTAATCTGGATTGCAACAGTCGACGATGGGAACCCACACCTAGCCCCAGTCTGCTTCACAAAAGTCATTGACAGCGACAAATTACTCATCGCCTTAAACTTCGCCACCAAGACCATGAAAAACATCCAAAGGGGTTCAAAGGTCGCCATAGGATCAGCAATATACTATGACGGGTACATGATAAAAGGAACCGGGAAAATAATAAAAGAAGGCAACCACTTCCAAGAAGTCAAAAAGATGGTGAAAGAAAGATTCGGCGAAAAGATAAAACCACAAGCAGCCCTACTAGTGGAAATAGAAGAAATATATTCTCTCAAACCAAAACCAGGAAGCAAAAGATTATAA
- a CDS encoding P-loop NTPase: MNNKPLKIAVTGGKGGTGKSTIACSLALLLAEKFKVLLVDADVECPDDHIILSVKREKRCDVTIQVPSLDFSRCLMCGKCSEICRENAIVFVEGRQPIFIEDRCNGCGTCIIACTNNAIKPVEKIIGSIYEGKVSENFRLLSGETMMDTMASAAVVDSLIKNAGSYSDVDFIIIDTPAGVHCNVIHALLDVQIAFAVTEPTPFGAHDLKLILKLLNKLGIDSNIILNRAGIGNADMVLDVSKKSRTPLVAQIPYSEDVLKAYSDGKPSKLPGIEDVAGLLESRRG, from the coding sequence ATGAATAATAAGCCATTAAAAATAGCGGTAACTGGCGGGAAAGGCGGCACGGGAAAATCAACTATAGCGTGTTCCCTTGCACTGCTCCTTGCTGAAAAATTCAAAGTTTTGCTTGTGGATGCAGACGTTGAGTGTCCAGATGATCATATTATTTTATCAGTCAAGAGAGAAAAGAGATGTGACGTAACGATTCAAGTGCCGTCCCTTGATTTTTCAAGGTGCCTCATGTGCGGTAAATGTTCAGAGATATGTAGGGAAAATGCAATAGTATTCGTGGAGGGCAGGCAACCTATCTTTATTGAGGATAGGTGTAATGGATGTGGAACATGCATCATTGCATGCACAAATAATGCCATAAAACCTGTAGAGAAGATTATAGGGTCAATATATGAAGGCAAAGTTTCTGAAAATTTCAGGTTACTTTCTGGTGAGACAATGATGGATACGATGGCCAGCGCAGCAGTGGTGGATTCGCTTATAAAAAATGCAGGAAGTTACAGTGATGTGGATTTCATTATCATTGACACCCCAGCAGGAGTACACTGTAATGTGATACATGCTCTTCTGGACGTTCAGATAGCATTTGCCGTCACAGAACCAACACCTTTCGGAGCCCATGACCTGAAATTAATCCTGAAACTTCTGAATAAACTTGGTATAGATTCAAATATCATACTCAACCGTGCAGGCATAGGTAATGCTGATATGGTACTTGACGTCTCCAAAAAAAGTAGAACTCCTCTGGTTGCTCAAATACCCTATTCTGAAGACGTTCTGAAGGCTTACTCAGATGGAAAACCATCCAAACTTCCAGGGATAGAAGATGTTGCAGGGTTACTTGAATCCAGGAGGGGCTAA
- a CDS encoding NifB/NifX family molybdenum-iron cluster-binding protein: protein MRICLPVIEDRSMDSQISEHFGKTSLFAFYDDETQKLEIIKIKGRHSGGQLTPAEIILGASVDLLICANLGPKAVQILNTHGVDVLTGARGTIAEALESFKKGELKSGAENPCREH, encoded by the coding sequence ATGCGAATATGTTTACCAGTGATAGAAGATAGAAGCATGGATTCACAGATCTCAGAACATTTCGGCAAAACATCCCTATTTGCTTTTTATGATGATGAAACACAGAAACTGGAAATAATAAAAATTAAGGGAAGACATAGTGGAGGCCAGCTAACACCAGCTGAGATCATTCTTGGTGCAAGTGTAGATCTTCTTATATGTGCAAATCTGGGACCAAAAGCTGTGCAGATTCTTAACACCCATGGAGTTGATGTTCTAACAGGTGCGAGAGGAACCATAGCAGAAGCACTTGAAAGTTTTAAAAAAGGAGAACTTAAAAGCGGCGCTGAAAATCCATGCAGAGAACATTAA
- a CDS encoding SPFH domain-containing protein gives MAIEDYYGAVNQISQTTVRNVIGQFALDEVLSETAKINDKIKEIIDSHSEPWGVNVTTVEIKDIKLPEGMQRAMAKQAEAEREKRAKIITAEGEYLSASKLGEAADVIAEHPIALQLRNLQVLSEIAAEKNSTIIFPAQFMSSINDIRKFIEKEMKSIEGLR, from the coding sequence GTGGCTATAGAAGATTATTATGGGGCGGTGAACCAAATATCCCAGACCACAGTAAGGAACGTTATAGGACAATTCGCCCTTGATGAAGTGCTCTCAGAAACAGCCAAGATCAATGATAAGATCAAGGAGATCATTGACAGTCACAGCGAACCATGGGGTGTAAATGTTACCACGGTGGAGATAAAGGATATTAAGCTGCCGGAGGGGATGCAAAGGGCCATGGCAAAACAGGCCGAGGCTGAAAGAGAGAAGAGGGCTAAGATTATCACAGCGGAGGGGGAATATCTTTCAGCTTCTAAACTTGGAGAAGCTGCTGATGTTATAGCGGAACATCCTATAGCATTACAACTTAGGAACCTGCAAGTGCTTAGTGAGATAGCTGCTGAGAAAAACTCCACTATAATATTCCCAGCCCAGTTTATGTCAAGTATAAATGATATAAGAAAGTTCATAGAAAAGGAGATGAAATCCATAGAGGGGTTACGTTGA
- a CDS encoding cation diffusion facilitator family transporter, translating to MPYNSGMNIKEGETASKYSIVSNIVLMLIKGIIGYLSGNIALIADALHSFADVFSSAAVFIGLRLSQRKPDELFPYGYYRIETLASLLVSVMIIITGLEIGWDSLIYLMHPPPVVSMAAISLVVSLIAIVVSYAVAVYKERVGEKIGSKALINDGKHSYIDAVSSTLVFTGIIGEYMGLHGFQGFAGLIIAVIIVYVGSTLTKYNLLVLLDACIDKDSLELLRKTVLSVKGVEGVHAIRIRRSGPYLFGELHIEIERSLSADKIEDIISKINSEVKRVLPSIDHLIIQPETLKKDEIVVAVPLEDNQGIDSKISLHFGRAAYFIIARTRKGDIIDYEILENPARSLKKKRKE from the coding sequence ATGCCATATAACAGCGGGATGAATATCAAAGAGGGTGAAACTGCTTCAAAATACTCCATAGTTTCAAACATAGTTTTGATGTTAATAAAAGGGATTATCGGTTATCTATCAGGAAACATAGCCCTTATAGCTGATGCTCTGCATTCATTTGCAGATGTGTTTTCATCAGCCGCTGTATTCATAGGTTTAAGATTATCACAGAGGAAACCCGACGAACTCTTTCCATATGGATACTACAGGATTGAAACCCTAGCTTCCCTTCTTGTTTCAGTGATGATAATTATTACAGGACTTGAAATAGGATGGGATTCTCTTATCTACTTGATGCATCCACCTCCAGTGGTTTCCATGGCCGCAATAAGTCTTGTTGTAAGTTTAATAGCAATTGTAGTATCCTATGCAGTTGCAGTTTATAAAGAAAGGGTAGGGGAAAAAATTGGTTCAAAGGCTCTTATAAACGATGGAAAGCACAGTTATATTGATGCAGTATCTTCCACACTCGTTTTCACAGGAATAATTGGAGAGTACATGGGGCTTCATGGTTTTCAGGGATTTGCAGGGCTGATCATCGCAGTAATAATAGTATATGTCGGCAGTACTCTTACAAAATATAATCTTCTGGTACTTCTTGATGCATGCATTGACAAGGATTCCCTGGAACTCTTAAGAAAAACGGTTTTATCTGTAAAGGGCGTTGAGGGAGTCCATGCAATTCGAATAAGAAGATCAGGACCCTACCTTTTTGGAGAACTCCACATTGAAATTGAAAGGAGCCTATCAGCAGATAAAATTGAAGATATAATCTCTAAAATAAACTCTGAAGTTAAAAGGGTATTACCATCCATCGACCATTTGATAATCCAGCCAGAAACCTTAAAAAAGGACGAAATAGTTGTAGCAGTACCCCTTGAAGATAACCAGGGCATCGATTCAAAGATCAGCCTTCACTTTGGAAGGGCAGCCTATTTCATAATTGCAAGAACCCGCAAAGGCGATATAATTGATTATGAGATACTGGAGAATCCTGCAAGATCTCTTAAAAAAAAAAGAAAGGAATAA
- a CDS encoding histidine kinase dimerization/phosphoacceptor domain -containing protein, with the protein MRHVQMGVGRIRGTKRSVVSLTDITDLKEAFEEIGILLREIHHRVKNNLQIISSLLNLQVGRIGDGRVRRLLRESQMRIQAMAMIHEHLNPGHWQRSNSKNT; encoded by the coding sequence ATGAGGCATGTGCAAATGGGAGTGGGTAGGATTCGGGGGACGAAAAGGAGTGTGGTTTCACTTACTGATATCACTGATCTTAAGGAGGCTTTTGAGGAGATAGGAATACTCTTAAGGGAAATACATCATCGTGTTAAGAATAATCTGCAGATTATCAGTAGCCTGTTAAATTTGCAGGTTGGTAGAATAGGGGATGGTAGAGTTCGTAGGCTGTTGCGAGAATCTCAAATGCGGATACAGGCAATGGCAATGATACACGAACACCTTAATCCAGGACACTGGCAAAGATCAAATTCAAAGAATACGTAG
- a CDS encoding M28 family metallopeptidase gives MKYKIILIAVIIAILAGGLVFYTPYKKEKELRVFNASATAREFNAENAMGFSRGICKLGPRYGGNNVELKAADLMEKKFEENGIEARKERVDLGGGKYTYNVIGVINGTNQNKYVILASHIDSPGFCEGATDDGAALGVQVEVARILSSQDFKPEKTILIIGFGGEELWFKGSEDFVKRHPEIVRNCEAVIDLNCVGAGENVFLTEYSYQPKPVRGDPKLINLIMECAQELEHPVTIGETTYPSDTYPFYYNSIKRVPVCQVMSQPFKVAPWSSENSADKLDQEDIRKIGETITLALFKLAT, from the coding sequence GTGAAATACAAGATTATTTTGATAGCGGTCATAATCGCTATATTGGCGGGTGGATTGGTATTTTACACTCCATACAAAAAAGAAAAGGAATTGAGGGTGTTCAATGCGTCGGCGACTGCTAGGGAGTTTAATGCAGAAAATGCCATGGGATTTAGCAGGGGAATATGCAAGTTAGGGCCTAGATATGGGGGTAACAATGTCGAGTTAAAGGCTGCTGATCTTATGGAGAAAAAGTTCGAGGAAAATGGCATAGAAGCCCGTAAAGAAAGGGTGGATCTTGGCGGGGGCAAGTACACTTACAACGTTATTGGGGTTATCAACGGCACCAACCAGAATAAATATGTTATTTTGGCTTCACATATTGATTCTCCAGGATTCTGTGAAGGAGCTACCGATGATGGGGCTGCACTAGGAGTACAAGTTGAGGTTGCGAGGATATTATCATCCCAAGATTTTAAACCCGAGAAGACGATCTTGATCATAGGATTTGGGGGTGAAGAGCTCTGGTTTAAAGGTTCTGAAGATTTTGTGAAAAGACACCCTGAAATAGTCCGAAACTGTGAAGCGGTGATAGATTTAAATTGTGTTGGTGCTGGTGAAAATGTATTCTTAACGGAGTATAGTTATCAGCCAAAGCCGGTTAGAGGAGACCCTAAACTAATCAACCTCATAATGGAATGTGCACAAGAACTAGAACATCCTGTCACCATTGGAGAAACGACATACCCTAGTGACACTTACCCATTTTATTATAACAGTATCAAAAGAGTGCCAGTCTGTCAGGTGATGAGCCAACCATTCAAGGTAGCGCCTTGGAGTTCGGAGAACAGCGCAGACAAGCTTGACCAAGAAGACATTAGAAAGATTGGTGAAACAATAACATTAGCCTTGTTTAAATTGGCAACATAA
- a CDS encoding TspO/MBR family protein — protein MKEIPKLAVSVFICLIAGFLGSIATISSINTWYASLTKPPWTPPNWLFGPIWTTLYILMGIAAFLVWREGFQKKEVKIALGIFSLQLILNILWSVVFFALKSTLGAFIIIIILWTTILLTMITFYRVSKPAAAILIPYITWVTIATALNYTIYTLNI, from the coding sequence ATGAAAGAAATTCCAAAATTAGCTGTTTCAGTTTTCATATGTTTGATCGCGGGCTTCTTAGGCTCAATCGCCACAATATCATCCATAAACACATGGTACGCTTCCCTAACAAAACCACCATGGACCCCACCAAACTGGCTATTCGGACCAATATGGACCACACTCTACATACTAATGGGTATAGCAGCTTTTCTAGTATGGCGTGAAGGCTTCCAGAAAAAAGAAGTTAAAATAGCCCTGGGGATATTCAGCTTACAACTCATATTAAACATATTATGGTCAGTAGTATTCTTCGCCCTTAAATCCACCCTAGGAGCCTTCATCATAATCATAATACTCTGGACAACAATACTTTTAACAATGATCACATTTTACAGGGTGTCTAAACCAGCAGCTGCAATTCTCATACCATACATCACATGGGTGACCATAGCAACAGCACTAAACTACACAATATACACACTAAACATATAA
- a CDS encoding VOC family protein, with translation MKIKYATIIVKDMEESIRFYTEVMGFKIDSQYDLGSNGTITLLKSEGEAMLELIRSPLDEPGLFSIGIEVEDLKAKIKELKSKGAKVIMEPTPITVGLLAFIEDPNGARIALIQHH, from the coding sequence ATGAAAATTAAGTATGCTACAATAATAGTTAAGGACATGGAAGAGTCGATTAGATTCTACACAGAAGTTATGGGATTTAAAATAGACAGTCAATACGATCTAGGGTCAAATGGGACGATAACACTCCTAAAAAGTGAAGGAGAGGCCATGTTAGAGCTCATCAGAAGCCCCTTAGACGAGCCCGGCTTATTCTCTATAGGAATAGAAGTTGAAGACCTAAAGGCTAAAATCAAAGAACTCAAATCTAAAGGCGCCAAAGTCATCATGGAGCCGACTCCAATAACAGTCGGACTTCTCGCATTTATAGAAGATCCAAACGGGGCGCGGATAGCCCTAATCCAACACCACTAA
- a CDS encoding sensor histidine kinase: protein MNNIFTSYGAKVKKRLEIENIQLDLDTAIPLGLIINELVTNSIKYAFPTGKGTITIKLTTKNNKITLTVADNGIGLPENINIEKTETLGLKLVNILTKQINGKLTLKTNQGTKYKITFQKIV from the coding sequence GTGAACAATATATTCACATCCTATGGGGCCAAGGTTAAAAAAAGATTGGAAATTGAAAACATACAACTGGACCTTGACACCGCCATACCCCTCGGCCTAATAATCAACGAACTGGTAACAAACAGCATCAAATACGCCTTCCCAACAGGAAAAGGGACAATAACAATAAAACTCACAACTAAAAACAACAAAATAACACTAACAGTAGCAGACAATGGCATAGGCCTCCCAGAAAACATCAACATAGAAAAAACAGAAACACTAGGCCTAAAACTAGTAAACATCCTAACAAAACAAATCAACGGAAAACTAACCCTCAAAACAAACCAAGGCACAAAATACAAAATAACATTCCAAAAAATCGTTTAA
- a CDS encoding ATP-binding protein, giving the protein MQEICVLSGKGGVGKSSIVASMAVLLADRTEIILGDCDVDAPNLELVLGFTEDKVCETIKASEKAFLMAEHCKSRRKCVNVCRFNAIKWNSETSTPEINELLCEGCGACEYICPARAIEVRSVDTGKVCTFTSNYGFRIVSGHLKIGEKGSGKIVDAVRKMTLEIGELEGAELSLLDAAAGIGCPVVSSVKGVNHTVIVTEPTKAALSDFKRAVQLVRHFGIHHSMIINKWDINKHITAKFEEFATKNRIPVLGKIPYEVTFMDALVNGTPPVLYNPNLKEVFMEITDNLMLNMEL; this is encoded by the coding sequence GTGCAGGAGATATGTGTTCTCTCAGGTAAGGGCGGTGTTGGGAAGAGCAGCATAGTAGCATCAATGGCTGTTTTACTTGCAGATAGGACAGAAATCATCCTGGGAGACTGTGATGTAGATGCACCCAATCTGGAGCTTGTTCTTGGATTCACAGAAGATAAAGTATGTGAAACTATAAAAGCTTCTGAAAAGGCATTCCTCATGGCTGAACACTGCAAATCAAGAAGGAAATGTGTAAATGTATGCAGATTCAATGCAATAAAATGGAACTCTGAAACATCAACACCGGAAATAAATGAACTGCTCTGTGAAGGCTGTGGCGCGTGTGAATACATATGTCCGGCTAGAGCAATAGAAGTCAGATCGGTGGACACAGGAAAGGTTTGCACTTTCACATCGAATTATGGTTTCAGGATAGTTTCAGGGCACCTGAAAATTGGCGAAAAAGGATCTGGAAAAATCGTGGATGCTGTTAGGAAAATGACCCTTGAAATCGGTGAACTGGAGGGTGCAGAACTTTCACTACTGGATGCTGCTGCAGGCATTGGATGTCCTGTTGTATCTTCAGTTAAGGGCGTTAATCATACAGTTATAGTAACGGAACCCACAAAGGCCGCTTTAAGTGACTTTAAACGCGCAGTTCAACTCGTAAGACATTTTGGGATTCATCATAGTATGATAATCAATAAATGGGATATAAATAAACATATTACAGCCAAATTTGAAGAATTCGCAACAAAAAACAGAATCCCTGTCCTGGGGAAAATACCATATGAAGTGACCTTCATGGACGCTCTGGTCAACGGGACCCCTCCTGTCCTCTACAACCCTAACCTTAAAGAAGTTTTCATGGAGATAACCGACAATCTGATGTTAAATATGGAGCTTTAA
- a CDS encoding methyl-coenzyme M reductase family protein, with product MSSILVKTEIKNQVSAIREVYLPAPVTNQLDGLRVKLNYDRHHEEIANMSVSGYKLGDIADIKRFMMYGYILVKLLPESSIIQ from the coding sequence GTGTCTTCAATACTTGTTAAAACTGAAATTAAGAATCAGGTCTCTGCGATCAGGGAGGTCTACCTACCAGCACCCGTCACGAACCAGCTTGATGGTCTCAGGGTGAAGCTCAACTATGACCGCCACCATGAGGAAATAGCGAATATGAGTGTCTCTGGTTACAAGCTTGGGGATATAGCTGATATCAAAAGGTTCATGATGTATGGCTACATCCTTGTCAAACTTCTACCTGAAAGCTCCATAATCCAGTGA
- a CDS encoding DUF11 domain-containing protein codes for MKKIAPILALVMLVSIIGAGAVAAQEDDLPDGEADLAVDVTLTDSEGNPLDEATVGDEVVGVVEAANNGPDDATGVVVYLWQQGFGNPDVENIVNWWSVSWDGVNWVDFDPSFDPEDGIWDIGDMPAGDVYTLLIGFTAKEAGPGILGAGIEGDQYDPDYSNNEDEYVIDILEPVIPVSAGKVPMQPTGAPLALAILSVLMTIAGLTLPKIK; via the coding sequence ATGAAAAAAATTGCACCAATCCTTGCATTGGTGATGCTAGTTTCTATAATCGGCGCTGGAGCAGTCGCGGCACAGGAAGATGATCTACCGGACGGAGAAGCGGATTTGGCGGTTGATGTTACGCTGACTGATTCTGAGGGTAATCCTTTGGATGAGGCTACTGTTGGTGATGAGGTTGTAGGTGTTGTTGAAGCGGCGAACAATGGACCGGATGATGCGACTGGTGTTGTTGTCTATTTATGGCAGCAGGGTTTCGGAAACCCTGATGTGGAGAATATTGTCAACTGGTGGTCTGTTTCATGGGATGGTGTCAATTGGGTGGACTTTGACCCTTCATTCGACCCAGAAGATGGCATATGGGATATAGGTGACATGCCAGCTGGGGATGTTTACACGCTCTTGATAGGATTCACGGCAAAGGAAGCTGGACCGGGCATCCTTGGAGCAGGGATAGAAGGCGACCAATACGACCCAGATTATTCAAACAATGAAGACGAATATGTCATCGATATCCTGGAACCTGTTATTCCAGTTTCTGCTGGTAAGGTTCCTATGCAACCTACAGGCGCTCCATTAGCACTTGCAATACTCTCAGTTCTCATGACAATAGCCGGCCTAACACTACCCAAAATAAAATAA
- a CDS encoding nitroreductase family protein, with translation MKDLYPFIFKRKSIRRYKGPIKGRQLKKVHDLLDSLEPLTNGIGTEFQIISNDDVKTFIQRPAPHYIAAFSEKNKRAKVNVGFMLQQMDLRLSSMGIGSCWQGIPKLKSHVKSQLEFIILLAFGEPAEPLHRKHAEFKRKSLYEITDIKGMDRILEAVRLAPSAANNQPWFLKGEENMIHVYQKIPNILKVGFIGRWNPIDMGIALAHLKITLEHYGYKPKFEIYKNPPKLEKHEYIGTMKI, from the coding sequence ATGAAAGACCTTTATCCATTTATTTTCAAAAGGAAATCCATAAGAAGATATAAAGGCCCCATAAAAGGAAGACAACTTAAAAAAGTCCATGATCTCCTAGATTCCCTTGAACCTCTCACCAATGGCATTGGAACAGAATTCCAGATAATATCAAATGATGATGTTAAAACCTTTATTCAACGCCCCGCACCACATTATATAGCGGCCTTTTCTGAGAAAAACAAAAGAGCAAAGGTTAATGTTGGTTTCATGTTGCAACAGATGGACCTCAGATTATCAAGTATGGGTATTGGGAGTTGCTGGCAGGGAATACCCAAACTAAAATCTCATGTTAAATCCCAACTTGAATTCATCATACTACTGGCCTTCGGGGAACCAGCCGAACCATTACACCGAAAACATGCCGAATTTAAGAGAAAATCATTATACGAGATAACAGACATTAAAGGCATGGATAGAATCCTAGAGGCTGTGCGCCTTGCACCATCAGCAGCTAACAACCAACCATGGTTCCTTAAAGGAGAAGAAAATATGATACATGTATATCAGAAGATCCCCAACATATTAAAGGTCGGGTTCATCGGAAGATGGAATCCCATTGACATGGGCATAGCCCTAGCACACCTTAAAATAACACTGGAACACTACGGTTATAAGCCAAAATTTGAAATTTATAAAAACCCGCCAAAATTAGAAAAACACGAATACATCGGAACCATGAAAATATAG
- a CDS encoding SPFH domain-containing protein, translated as MNILLLIIVAMILFVIASLSIKIVKQYERGVVFRLGKVIGVKEPGLRLIIPLVDRMVKVSLRIVTMPIPSQKIITQDNVSIDVAAVAYFKVVDPFKLLWL; from the coding sequence ATGAACATATTATTACTAATAATCGTCGCCATGATATTATTTGTGATAGCGTCCCTATCTATAAAAATCGTGAAGCAATATGAGAGGGGGGTGGTTTTCAGACTGGGAAAAGTCATAGGCGTCAAAGAACCCGGCCTTCGCCTTATAATCCCACTTGTAGACCGGATGGTTAAAGTCTCCTTGAGGATAGTGACAATGCCCATACCATCACAGAAGATAATAACCCAGGATAATGTTTCAATTGATGTTGCAGCGGTGGCATATTTCAAGGTTGTGGACCCCTTTAAGCTGTTGTGGCTATAG
- a CDS encoding NifB/NifX family molybdenum-iron cluster-binding protein — protein MKIAIASSGKDIESKISRFFGRAPFFIILDMEDKEIISSEVIENSSALQSGGAGIKTAQLLANKGVDAVISFSTGPNVFEILNKLNIKIYRATEGSVEENLALFKEGNLEEIKSQDNIRGRMGRRIR, from the coding sequence ATGAAAATAGCAATCGCATCTTCTGGAAAAGATATTGAATCAAAGATTAGCAGATTTTTTGGAAGGGCACCCTTCTTTATTATTTTAGATATGGAAGATAAAGAGATAATCTCTTCAGAGGTCATTGAAAATTCTTCCGCATTACAGTCAGGAGGTGCAGGTATAAAGACAGCCCAGCTACTTGCAAATAAGGGCGTGGATGCGGTGATATCCTTTTCAACCGGGCCGAATGTATTCGAGATTTTGAATAAACTTAACATAAAAATTTATAGGGCAACTGAGGGATCAGTTGAGGAAAATCTCGCGCTTTTTAAGGAAGGAAACCTCGAGGAGATAAAATCACAAGACAACATCCGCGGAAGAATGGGTAGGAGAATCCGTTGA
- a CDS encoding DUF134 domain-containing protein: MASFSPESPPSCVRVEITLDEFEAIRLKDHHGIQQKKAAEIMGISQPTFHRILKLARSKVAEALVEGRPIILKGGDYIMDRRRYKCMDCQFEWISPGKTYEKCPDCGSENITFVSADTLPRAGRGPGRGFGAGPGAPRVCKCIKCGYEVPKTPGIPCRIEKCPKCGAPMYGAD, encoded by the coding sequence GTGGCTTCATTCTCCCCCGAATCTCCCCCTTCATGTGTGAGGGTTGAAATAACCCTTGATGAATTTGAAGCCATAAGACTCAAAGACCACCATGGCATCCAGCAAAAGAAGGCAGCTGAAATCATGGGCATATCCCAGCCAACATTCCACAGGATCCTGAAATTAGCAAGAAGCAAAGTTGCAGAGGCACTGGTCGAGGGCAGACCAATAATACTAAAAGGAGGTGATTATATTATGGATAGAAGAAGGTACAAATGCATGGACTGCCAATTTGAATGGATATCACCAGGAAAAACCTATGAAAAATGTCCCGACTGCGGATCAGAAAACATAACCTTCGTATCAGCAGACACATTACCACGTGCTGGTAGAGGTCCTGGCAGAGGATTTGGAGCTGGACCTGGGGCACCACGCGTATGTAAATGCATTAAATGCGGATACGAAGTACCCAAAACACCAGGCATACCATGCAGAATAGAGAAATGTCCAAAATGCGGAGCACCAATGTATGGGGCCGATTAA
- a CDS encoding Mrp/NBP35 family ATP-binding protein: MNTEDTQKLAIMKQDVEIARALSNIKHKIVVMSGKGGVGKSTITVKLAEEFNRDGYKVCILDADIHGPDIPEMMQVHEPEVTLTGNKINPTVTPSGVRVLSIEFFLPSKDTPVIWRGPKKTGAIRQFLSDVNWDGIDVLMVDNPPGTGDEPLTVLQSIPSINGAVIVTTPHKFAIHDVKKCVNMVKHMKIPVLGIIENMSYLKCPSCGEKIFLFGKEGGKYLAEKFNLRFLGKVPFDTRMTATDAPPTLIHSEIRKIFKNLKESLKDR; encoded by the coding sequence ATGAATACGGAAGATACTCAAAAACTTGCAATTATGAAACAGGATGTGGAAATAGCCAGGGCACTTTCCAATATAAAACATAAGATCGTGGTTATGAGCGGAAAGGGTGGTGTTGGGAAGTCTACAATCACAGTGAAGCTTGCTGAAGAATTCAACAGGGATGGTTACAAGGTATGCATACTGGATGCAGATATACATGGTCCAGACATCCCGGAGATGATGCAAGTTCACGAGCCAGAAGTTACCCTAACAGGAAACAAGATAAACCCAACAGTCACACCTTCAGGGGTCAGAGTGCTGTCAATAGAGTTTTTCCTCCCATCAAAGGACACACCTGTGATATGGAGAGGACCAAAAAAGACAGGAGCCATAAGACAGTTCCTTTCAGATGTTAACTGGGATGGAATTGATGTTTTAATGGTGGATAATCCCCCGGGAACGGGTGACGAACCCCTTACGGTGCTGCAGTCAATTCCATCTATTAATGGTGCGGTCATTGTCACAACACCCCATAAGTTTGCAATCCACGATGTGAAAAAGTGCGTTAACATGGTCAAACACATGAAGATACCCGTCCTGGGAATAATTGAGAACATGTCATATCTCAAGTGCCCCTCATGTGGAGAGAAAATATTCCTGTTCGGTAAAGAAGGTGGAAAATATCTTGCAGAGAAATTTAACCTCCGTTTCTTGGGTAAAGTTCCATTTGACACACGGATGACAGCTACAGACGCACCACCCACATTAATTCACTCAGAGATAAGAAAAATCTTTAAAAATTTAAAGGAAAGCTTAAAGGATAGATGA